From a single Phragmites australis chromosome 7, lpPhrAust1.1, whole genome shotgun sequence genomic region:
- the LOC133924016 gene encoding uncharacterized protein LOC133924016 → MALSSIFRRVNIKDLVSNVSVYTSATESSGGMGLVFRRWATKKAAGSTKNGRDSNPKYLGVKKFGGEKVEPGNIIVRQRGTRFHPGNYVGMGKDHTLFCLKEGHVRFERNKLTGRKWVHVDPVAGHVLHPVYTNGSTTAADMEVQL, encoded by the exons ATGGCTTTATCATCAATTTTCAGGAGAGTAAATATCAAAGATCTTGTCTCAAATGTTTCGGTGTACACTAGCGCAACAG AGTCATCTGGAGGAATGGGCTTGGTATTTAGACGCTGGGCCACCAAAAAGGCTGCTGGATCCACAAAAAATGGCCGTGACTCGAATCCTAAGTATTTGGGTGTTAAGAAGTTTGGTGGAGAG AAAGTGGAACCAGGAAACATTATTGTCCGCCAGAGAGGAACCCGCTTCCATCCTGGGAACTACGTCGGCATGGGGAAGGATCACACTCTCTTCTGCCTGAAGGAAGGCCACGTGCGGTTTGAACGCAACAAGTTGACTGGCAGGAAGTGGGTTCATGTTGATCCTGTTGCTGGTCATGTTCTCCACCCTGTCTACACCAATGGCTCGACTACTGCAGCTGACATGGAGGTGCAATTGTAG